In the Daphnia pulicaria isolate SC F1-1A chromosome 2, SC_F0-13Bv2, whole genome shotgun sequence genome, one interval contains:
- the LOC124326931 gene encoding uncharacterized protein K02A2.6-like has product MKLTLQVVLSFVRNDWPEHRKNCNAATKLFWQHRHDLSECNGLILKGEQIVVPASLQSDVLRQIHDGHLGISKCIERAKLTVYLPRYTDQVTNLVEGCDKCQEHRHQNPAQPSYPVPIPEYPFQKVAADLYEIRGVHYLLVVDYFSKRPCAVPLKTITSASVITELKRFFIDFGVPEQLVSDNGKQFDSAEFRQFCNALNIRSTTSSSEYPRSYGLVERMVQTVKESFIKSQSEGKTLLDTLQVLRSTPLGNGLPTPAVILQRRNLRADYCSHPNS; this is encoded by the coding sequence ATGAAATTGACACTGCAAGTGGTCCTGTCATTTGTTCGAAACGATTGGCCTGAACATCGAAAGAATTGCAATGCGGCAACCAAGTTGTTTTGGCAACACAGACATGACCTCAGTGAGTGCAATGGCTTGATACTCAAAGGCGAACAAATCGTGGTTCCTGCATCCCTACAGTCTGATGTTCTTAGACAAATTCATGACGGCCATTTAGGCATCTCCAAGTGCATCGAAAGAGCCAAGTTAACGGTATACTTGCCTCGTTACACGGATCAAGTGACAAATCTGGTGGAAGGGTGTGATAAATGTCAGGAACATAGGCATCAAAATCCAGCACAGCCATCATATCCGGTTCCGATTCCGGAATATCCATTTCAGAAAGTTGCCGCTGATTTATACGAAATTCGTGGAGTTCATTATTTGTTGGTCGTAGATTACTTTAGTAAACGGCCTTGTGCAGTGCCTCTGAAAACTATCACTAGTGCGTCAGTGATTACTGAACTCAAGCGTTTCTTCATTGATTTTGGTGTCCCGGAGCAACTTGTGTCGGATAACGGGAAACAATTTGACTCCGCGGAGTTTCGTCAGTTCTGCAACGCTTTAAATATTCGGTCTACAACCTCCAGCTCTGAATACCCTCGCTCCTATGGATTAGTGGAAAGGATGGTACAAACGGTGAAAGAGTCTTTTATCAAATCTCAAAGTGAAGGAAAGACCCTATTAGATACATTGCAAGTTCTTCGCTCCACTCCTCTCGGGAACGGATTACCTACTCCAGCTGTCATTCTGCAACGAAGAAATCTCAGAGCGGATTATTGCTCACACCCCAACAGCTAA